ATCTCGCCACGTCCTGATCTCGCGACGTCCCGCTCTCTCCCGATCACAGCAACGCCCACCCGCTGGCGCCGGGCACCGGAGCCGGTGGGCGGCCCAGGAGAGCACGCGACCGGGCGGCCGTACCCGCCCGCGCCCCGCCGGCCCGGCGCGGAACCGCGCGTGATCGCCACCGGTCCGCCCTCCTGTGCGCTGCAACGCGCCCCACTGCGCTCCAATGCGCGCTCGGCGCACAGAGGGCGCACTGGGGCGCATTCGGCTTGGTTTGAGCGTTCCTGTGCCTCCCCGACGGCGACTACGTGTCCGATCCGCGGGCACCGGCTGTACGTACTGACCACTGGTATCCGGCCGGTCACATGGGGCTGCGAGGCAGTTGAGGGGGAGCGAACGTGATCAGAGTGCTGCTGGTGCACGACGGCTGTCTTATGCGGTCAGCGCTGGCGGCGTTGCTGGGGAAGGAAAGCGACCTGGAGGTCAGCGGATCCTCGTGGCGGGCGGCCGCCGGACAGGCGCGCTCCGTGCGCCCGCACGTCTGCGTCGTGGACGTCGAGTGCCCCGGTGCGGTCATGCTGGGGACTCTGGTCGGGCCGGCCCGAGGTGCGACCGGACCGGCCTGCGCACTGCTCGCGCTGGCCACGGCCGCCCGGCCGGGTCCGCTGCGCCGCGCTTTCGACGCGGGCGCCCTCGGCTACGTCAGCAAGGACGCCGGTCCTCGGCGGTTAGTGGAGGCCATCAGGCAGGTGGCGGCAGGCGAGCGGTTCGTCGACGAATCGCTCGCCTTCGGCTTTCTCCAGGCCGCGGAGATGCCTCTGACGCCGCGCGAGCTCAGCGTGCTGCGGCTCGCCGCGGAGGGGTCGACGATCGCCGAGATCGCACGCAAGCTGCATCTGTCGCTCGGGACCGTACGCAACTACATGTCCGCGATCACCCGCAAGACCGGAGCCCGCAACCGGGTCGACGCGATACGGAAGTCCCAGCACGCGGGCTGGGTCTGAGGGGCGGAAACGCCCGCGCGAGGCCCGTGAGAGCGCCGCCCTGCCGGTGAGGAGGCCGTGCCCCGCATGCGAGGGTGCGGTGCCCCGCCCGTGGGGACGGGGCCGTCCGTCGCCGTCTGTCGCCGTCCGTCCGTCGTCGGCGGGCCGGGCTCCCGGCGTGCCCCCGCTCCCGCTCCCGGTACGGATTGCCGCCACCCCGCCGTCGCAGTCCGAGGCTCAGGGATGCCGGGGAACCCAGTGCCCCACGAGGTCCCGGTAGGTCTCCGACCGCCGCAGCAGTTCTCCCGGCGGACGAGGCCGTCGCGCAGCGGCTCCACCAGTCCGGCGGGATGGTGGAACACCCTGCTCGGGGCCGCACCTCCGGCGATGACCGCCGCGGCGGCCACGGCCAGCCAGACCAGCCCCACCCCCGGCCGCCCCGCGAGGAAGCCGCGGTCCAGTGCCGCGGCCACGCCGTATCCGCCGAGGAAGGTCTGCACGGACTCCAGCAGCGACCAGGCGCCGAGGCGCACCACGGCGCCGCGCCGCCGGCCGAGGAAGGGGACCGCGTGCGGCAGCATCC
The Streptomyces tirandamycinicus DNA segment above includes these coding regions:
- a CDS encoding response regulator transcription factor, coding for MRSALAALLGKESDLEVSGSSWRAAAGQARSVRPHVCVVDVECPGAVMLGTLVGPARGATGPACALLALATAARPGPLRRAFDAGALGYVSKDAGPRRLVEAIRQVAAGERFVDESLAFGFLQAAEMPLTPRELSVLRLAAEGSTIAEIARKLHLSLGTVRNYMSAITRKTGARNRVDAIRKSQHAGWV